From Methanosarcina lacustris Z-7289, one genomic window encodes:
- the npdG gene encoding NADPH-dependent F420 reductase: MNSEKLKIAVLGGTGNIGEGMVLRLALQNLMPDGVKNEIIIGSRALETADEAAKGALSELENCGFDTSKITITGMNNLDAAQAAEVIILTIRFDHVLPLLEEIREAIENKIIISPVVPMVKEEGLMAYRPPVEGSAALAIKKNVPESTRVVAAFHNIPAGKLKDVVKCKAVHDALVCSDDAEAKKLVMELTRHMGCLKPLDGGPLKQANTMESLTPLLINLAKLNGLKDLGINFS; encoded by the coding sequence TTGAATTCTGAAAAGCTGAAAATAGCTGTTCTTGGAGGAACCGGCAACATAGGAGAAGGAATGGTCCTGAGGCTTGCCCTTCAAAACCTTATGCCTGATGGTGTGAAGAATGAGATAATTATCGGGTCCAGGGCTCTGGAAACTGCAGACGAAGCTGCAAAAGGAGCTTTATCAGAGCTTGAAAATTGCGGATTTGACACATCAAAGATAACAATTACCGGCATGAACAACCTTGATGCCGCGCAGGCAGCCGAAGTAATAATACTTACGATCCGTTTTGACCACGTTTTGCCTTTGCTGGAAGAGATAAGAGAGGCAATTGAAAATAAGATCATTATTTCACCTGTGGTCCCGATGGTAAAAGAAGAGGGCCTTATGGCATACAGGCCGCCGGTAGAAGGATCAGCAGCCCTTGCAATCAAGAAAAATGTCCCGGAATCTACCAGAGTTGTTGCAGCTTTCCACAACATCCCTGCAGGAAAGCTCAAAGATGTTGTAAAATGCAAAGCCGTACATGATGCGCTTGTATGCAGCGACGATGCCGAAGCAAAGAAACTTGTTATGGAACTTACACGGCATATGGGATGCCTCAAACCCCTTGATGGCGGACCTCTTAAACAGGCAAACACGATGGAATCTCTGACACCGTTACTGATTAATCTCGCAAAACTGAATGGGCTTAAAGACCTTGGAATAAACTTCTCCTGA
- the hdrC gene encoding CoB--CoM heterodisulfide reductase subunit C, producing the protein MSEELLKVLKAAGLDVLSCMHCGTCTGSCPSGRHTGLNTRRIIRDARKNRATVLSDDALWLCTTCYTCQERCPRGIPITDVILELRRLAVREGFMLPEHRLVSKMVLECGHAVPLDEETKKKREELGLDPIPETVQKYPEALEGLKILLKACKFDKLVAEK; encoded by the coding sequence ATGAGTGAAGAATTGCTAAAAGTGTTAAAGGCGGCAGGACTGGATGTACTTTCCTGCATGCACTGCGGCACATGCACAGGAAGCTGTCCTTCGGGACGGCACACCGGGCTCAATACCCGAAGAATAATTCGAGATGCGCGCAAGAACAGAGCTACTGTTCTCTCAGATGATGCCCTATGGCTCTGTACAACCTGCTACACATGCCAGGAGCGCTGCCCACGAGGAATACCAATTACTGATGTCATTCTTGAGCTAAGGAGGCTCGCAGTCAGGGAAGGTTTCATGCTTCCTGAACACCGCCTTGTTTCAAAAATGGTGCTTGAGTGCGGACATGCAGTCCCTCTCGATGAGGAAACAAAGAAAAAAAGGGAAGAACTCGGGCTGGACCCAATACCAGAAACCGTCCAGAAATATCCGGAAGCTCTTGAAGGGCTGAAAATCCTTCTCAAAGCCTGCAAATTCGACAAGCTGGTGGCGGAAAAATAA
- the hdrB gene encoding CoB--CoM heterodisulfide reductase subunit B: MEKLSLFLGCIVPNRYPGIEKATKLCLQKLEVDVVDLPGASCCPAPGVFKSFDKATWLALASRNIVLSEKMERDILTVCNGCYGSLADANLELKKDPEMKASTNTCLKEIGMEFKGTAEVRHIIEFLYKEFGPEKLKGFITTPLDLRVALHYGCHLIKPSKDRNLGETEAPVFFDELVEATGAISVDYTDKMMCCGAGGGVRSGHAAESLEMLEHKLACIRNAKVDCIVNACPFCHLQFDKGQLAVNEKFGTDYCIPVLHYSQLLGLALGFSPDELGIEQNAVQNIEFLAKIYEISAGLR; the protein is encoded by the coding sequence ATGGAAAAACTATCACTGTTTCTTGGCTGTATCGTACCCAACCGCTATCCGGGAATTGAAAAAGCAACAAAACTCTGCCTGCAAAAACTTGAAGTTGATGTAGTCGACCTGCCAGGAGCCTCCTGCTGCCCTGCCCCGGGAGTCTTCAAGTCTTTTGATAAAGCAACCTGGCTTGCCCTTGCCAGCCGAAACATCGTCCTCTCGGAAAAAATGGAAAGGGATATCCTGACCGTTTGCAACGGCTGCTACGGGTCCCTGGCAGACGCTAATCTGGAACTTAAAAAAGACCCTGAAATGAAAGCCAGCACAAACACCTGCCTCAAAGAGATAGGCATGGAGTTTAAGGGGACCGCAGAGGTAAGGCACATAATCGAGTTTCTGTACAAGGAATTCGGACCTGAAAAACTCAAGGGCTTCATCACAACCCCTCTTGACCTGAGAGTAGCCCTTCATTACGGATGCCACCTGATCAAACCCTCAAAGGACAGAAACCTTGGAGAAACGGAAGCTCCGGTATTCTTTGATGAGCTGGTTGAAGCCACTGGCGCAATAAGTGTGGATTATACCGACAAAATGATGTGCTGCGGAGCGGGAGGAGGCGTCCGTTCAGGGCACGCTGCCGAATCCCTGGAAATGCTGGAACATAAACTTGCCTGCATTCGGAATGCGAAAGTAGACTGCATTGTCAATGCATGCCCCTTCTGCCACCTTCAGTTTGACAAGGGACAGCTTGCAGTCAATGAGAAGTTCGGAACTGACTACTGTATCCCCGTTCTCCATTACTCCCAGCTCCTTGGTCTTGCTCTCGGCTTTTCTCCGGACGAGCTGGGGATAGAACAAAATGCAGTCCAGAACATTGAATTTCTTGCAAAAATCTATGAGATCAGTGCAGGTTTAAGGTGA
- a CDS encoding DUF1284 domain-containing protein — MSKKYQCKSETDSKPDSELLKIRAHHLCCIQGFQGYGYSPVFVANMRAVISDLEVLPSRLLKLVTVCDAICVSCPSKRECTIQESVLSRRIRQMDLVVLEKLRLDDGTVVKADEAFELINSTLNKSSDVEEVCGTCKWRQKCLWYAQAVE, encoded by the coding sequence ATGTCTAAAAAATATCAGTGCAAATCTGAAACTGACTCTAAACCCGATTCCGAACTCCTGAAAATCAGGGCTCATCACCTCTGTTGTATCCAGGGATTTCAGGGATATGGGTACAGTCCAGTTTTTGTTGCAAATATGCGAGCTGTGATTTCGGATCTTGAGGTTCTTCCTTCCAGACTTCTCAAGCTTGTAACCGTGTGTGATGCGATCTGTGTTTCCTGCCCTAGCAAAAGGGAATGCACCATTCAGGAATCTGTCCTCTCCCGCAGGATCAGGCAAATGGATCTCGTTGTCCTGGAAAAATTAAGGCTCGATGACGGGACTGTTGTGAAGGCAGACGAAGCCTTCGAGCTCATAAATTCAACACTTAACAAATCTTCAGATGTCGAAGAGGTATGTGGGACCTGCAAATGGAGACAAAAATGCCTCTGGTATGCACAGGCAGTTGAATAA
- a CDS encoding DUF1847 domain-containing protein → MQCALCRNKECLVGKNCSVIKSGLDYSGKNLKSIQMSAWLESDPTKRTKLEEIAIYSKRLGYRKIGIAFCIEHEREARRVYDILSRYFEVFSVCCKVCSLEKESLGIRKTDNLEFEAACNPIGQALLLNDDCTDLNLMLGLKTGYDILFAEYSEAPSITLPLLELPYLGDSEIDLIK, encoded by the coding sequence GTGCAGTGCGCGTTGTGCAGGAATAAAGAATGCCTTGTAGGTAAAAACTGCTCTGTTATCAAATCGGGACTCGATTATAGTGGCAAGAATCTTAAATCGATCCAGATGTCCGCCTGGCTTGAGTCAGACCCTACAAAAAGGACAAAATTAGAAGAAATTGCAATTTACTCAAAGAGGCTAGGGTACAGGAAGATCGGAATTGCTTTCTGTATTGAGCATGAGAGGGAAGCAAGGCGGGTCTATGATATTCTTTCAAGATATTTTGAGGTGTTTTCAGTTTGCTGCAAGGTTTGCAGCCTTGAAAAAGAAAGCCTTGGTATCAGAAAAACCGATAATCTGGAATTTGAAGCCGCTTGCAATCCTATAGGGCAGGCTCTCCTCTTGAACGATGACTGCACTGATCTGAATCTCATGCTGGGGCTTAAAACAGGCTATGATATCCTCTTTGCAGAATACTCGGAAGCTCCTTCGATAACACTTCCTCTCCTGGAACTGCCCTATCTCGGGGATTCAGAAATTGATCTTATAAAATAA
- a CDS encoding DUF169 domain-containing protein yields the protein MDYTQLADKLVKLLDLRYEPVAVKVVKKGEPIPEGYQEPDKNLRHCQSIMKARKGESFIIPANKHACVVGASSLGLIPTPPKVASGEFHHNLGMFNSVEAAAEMIAKRPAFEPESRTATIVGPLKDAKVDPDVVIIVDRPETIYWLIPASTYYKGGRVNFSSAAFQATCADTTILPSLTGEINLSLGCFGCRKATDIEKDEMLIGIPFNKLEDIVNSLQKLYEGPLPKARNK from the coding sequence ATGGACTATACTCAACTTGCAGATAAACTGGTCAAGTTACTTGACCTCAGGTACGAACCGGTGGCAGTGAAAGTTGTTAAAAAAGGAGAGCCTATACCCGAAGGGTATCAAGAGCCCGATAAAAATCTCAGGCACTGCCAGTCGATTATGAAAGCCAGGAAAGGGGAGTCTTTTATAATTCCTGCAAATAAGCATGCCTGCGTGGTAGGGGCTTCAAGCCTTGGGCTTATTCCTACACCTCCAAAGGTGGCTTCAGGGGAGTTCCACCACAACCTGGGAATGTTTAACAGTGTGGAGGCGGCAGCCGAAATGATCGCAAAGCGCCCCGCTTTTGAGCCTGAAAGCAGAACTGCAACCATTGTAGGGCCTCTGAAGGATGCAAAGGTCGACCCCGACGTAGTTATTATTGTTGACAGACCGGAAACCATTTACTGGCTAATTCCGGCAAGTACCTACTATAAAGGCGGAAGGGTAAACTTTAGCAGTGCAGCTTTTCAGGCAACCTGCGCCGACACAACTATTCTGCCGAGCCTGACAGGGGAAATAAATCTCTCATTAGGCTGCTTCGGGTGCAGGAAAGCTACTGACATCGAAAAGGATGAAATGCTTATAGGGATTCCTTTCAATAAACTTGAAGACATTGTCAATTCCCTTCAAAAACTCTACGAAGGTCCGTTGCCAAAAGCAAGGAATAAATAA
- a CDS encoding ATP-binding protein — MRQLAIISGKGGCGKTTLTAAFSSLSENTVLADCDVDASDLPLILKPQVLKTEDCLGLELASIDLKLCTGCGICREICRFGAVLENFTINPYSCEGCAVCTVACPENAVSLMPRVSGQVISSITRFGPMAHAKLDTGEEASGKLVNMVRKRALELADRYSCKFILIDGPPGTGCPVMAAITGTDLVLVLSEPTVSGLHDLKRAIELTAHFRIPTVACINKYDINEKMSLEIEAFCREAGIPLLACLPYADITTEAMMEEETVIEYAAHSGDEEAVKFANIIRNLWAEIEIRLSDTSKKEMYPKILQSREP; from the coding sequence ATGAGGCAACTGGCTATTATTAGTGGAAAAGGTGGATGTGGAAAGACCACCCTTACAGCTGCTTTTTCTTCTCTCTCAGAAAATACTGTACTTGCAGACTGCGATGTTGATGCATCCGACCTGCCTCTGATCCTCAAGCCCCAGGTACTTAAAACAGAGGATTGCCTGGGATTGGAACTTGCTTCCATTGACCTTAAACTCTGTACTGGCTGCGGTATCTGTCGGGAAATCTGCAGATTCGGCGCAGTTCTTGAAAATTTCACGATAAATCCGTATAGCTGCGAAGGTTGTGCAGTCTGTACTGTCGCCTGTCCTGAAAACGCGGTGTCCCTGATGCCGAGAGTTTCCGGACAGGTAATTTCCTCCATAACCCGTTTTGGGCCAATGGCTCATGCAAAACTGGACACTGGAGAAGAAGCAAGTGGAAAACTTGTAAACATGGTCCGAAAAAGGGCCTTAGAACTTGCAGATAGATATTCCTGCAAATTCATTCTCATTGACGGCCCTCCCGGCACTGGCTGCCCGGTTATGGCAGCAATTACCGGAACTGACCTTGTCCTTGTGCTTAGCGAACCCACTGTTTCCGGACTCCACGACCTGAAACGGGCAATCGAACTTACCGCACATTTCAGAATCCCGACGGTTGCCTGCATTAACAAGTATGATATCAACGAGAAAATGAGCCTTGAAATTGAGGCTTTTTGCAGGGAAGCTGGAATTCCTCTTCTTGCCTGTTTGCCTTATGCGGACATAACCACAGAGGCAATGATGGAGGAAGAAACTGTGATCGAGTATGCAGCTCATTCCGGGGACGAAGAAGCCGTAAAGTTTGCAAATATTATCCGTAACCTTTGGGCAGAGATCGAAATTAGGCTTTCAGATACTTCCAAAAAAGAAATGTATCCAAAAATCCTCCAGAGCAGGGAACCTTAA
- a CDS encoding ATP-binding protein: MKIAIASGKGGTGKTTVAVNFALALEDVQLFDCDVEEPNCNLFLGFELEPVEEVTCLFPEINPDKCTLCGNCADFCRYNALAALPKKILLFPSLCHGCGGCSFVCPVGAVEEKSRSIGIIEKASSDAPLKFFHGILNIGEAMATMVIKSLLRHIDESKPAIIDSPPGTACPVLAVLGFADYCVLVTESTPFGFHDFLLALKVAKALKVPVGVVLNRDGLGDSRVEDFCRDEGIPILLRIPNDRMIARLYSEGIPFVKEMPEWKEKFEDMFETIKALAFKSTGVQ, encoded by the coding sequence ATGAAAATTGCCATTGCAAGCGGAAAAGGCGGCACAGGAAAAACCACAGTTGCAGTAAACTTTGCCCTTGCTCTCGAAGATGTGCAGCTTTTTGACTGTGATGTGGAAGAGCCTAATTGCAACCTGTTTCTGGGTTTTGAACTGGAGCCTGTAGAAGAAGTAACCTGTCTGTTCCCGGAGATCAATCCTGATAAGTGTACTCTTTGTGGGAACTGTGCTGATTTCTGCAGGTATAATGCTCTGGCTGCCCTTCCCAAAAAAATCCTGCTATTTCCTTCCCTCTGCCACGGCTGTGGTGGGTGTAGTTTTGTCTGTCCGGTAGGAGCCGTAGAAGAAAAGTCCAGGTCGATTGGAATAATCGAAAAAGCATCATCTGATGCCCCTCTCAAATTTTTCCACGGTATCCTGAACATAGGGGAAGCTATGGCAACTATGGTCATCAAGTCCCTTCTGCGGCATATCGACGAAAGCAAACCTGCAATCATTGATTCCCCCCCTGGAACGGCATGTCCCGTCCTTGCAGTTCTGGGGTTTGCGGATTACTGTGTGCTTGTGACCGAGTCTACCCCTTTCGGTTTTCATGATTTCCTTCTTGCCCTGAAAGTTGCAAAAGCTCTTAAGGTTCCTGTGGGAGTTGTTCTCAACCGGGACGGGCTTGGGGATTCAAGGGTGGAAGATTTTTGCAGGGATGAGGGGATTCCTATTCTGCTCCGCATTCCTAATGATAGGATGATTGCCAGGCTCTATTCAGAAGGGATTCCCTTTGTTAAGGAAATGCCCGAGTGGAAGGAAAAGTTCGAAGACATGTTCGAAACGATAAAAGCACTGGCTTTCAAAAGTACGGGGGTACAATGA
- a CDS encoding NifB/NifX family molybdenum-iron cluster-binding protein, protein MKVCVPTKDNNGMSGAVEQHFGKAPTYTILDTDSGEVSVIPNTSEHMGGPDLPPKFLHKNGVEIMLCSGLGYKAVKMFESYGITVFVGAGGTVQDTIEAWKAGKLCNASAENSCAEHGHDDAGHDHHH, encoded by the coding sequence ATGAAAGTATGTGTACCTACAAAAGATAACAACGGCATGTCAGGGGCTGTAGAACAGCACTTTGGAAAGGCTCCCACTTATACAATCCTGGATACAGACAGTGGAGAAGTTTCTGTGATCCCCAATACCAGCGAACATATGGGGGGGCCAGACCTGCCGCCTAAGTTCCTCCATAAAAATGGGGTTGAAATTATGCTCTGTTCAGGCCTGGGATACAAAGCTGTCAAGATGTTTGAGTCTTATGGAATCACTGTTTTCGTGGGTGCCGGAGGTACGGTTCAGGATACAATTGAAGCCTGGAAAGCGGGTAAACTCTGTAATGCCAGTGCTGAAAATTCCTGTGCAGAACACGGGCACGATGACGCAGGACACGACCATCATCACTGA
- a CDS encoding NifB/NifX family molybdenum-iron cluster-binding protein, protein MKICISAFGKDPDSEVDPQFGRCNYFVIIDPDIGSTTAITNPGSEASGGAGIRAAEAIVGLGIDILLTGSVGPNAFSILSEAGIETYSGIKGTVSFALQEYQSGKLALLEIPNASTHTGMRKS, encoded by the coding sequence ATGAAAATCTGCATAAGTGCCTTTGGAAAGGATCCTGATTCTGAAGTGGACCCTCAATTCGGAAGATGTAATTATTTCGTGATCATTGATCCGGATATTGGATCAACAACAGCAATCACAAATCCCGGTTCTGAAGCCTCTGGTGGCGCAGGCATCCGGGCAGCAGAAGCAATTGTGGGATTAGGGATAGACATTCTCTTAACGGGAAGTGTGGGGCCAAATGCTTTTTCCATTCTCTCTGAAGCAGGTATTGAAACCTACTCTGGAATCAAAGGTACGGTATCTTTTGCCCTTCAAGAGTATCAATCCGGAAAGCTTGCCCTCCTTGAGATCCCTAACGCTTCCACTCATACGGGTATGAGGAAAAGTTGA
- a CDS encoding DUF134 domain-containing protein, whose translation MKKCRGRPKCPRRVEQTPDITYFKPRGVPMSDLEVVSLTVEELEALRLVDIEGLRQEDAATRVGISRRAFWEDLKAARMKVALALSTGKAIEIKGGNYIKTKCSDVNENDDAGNDDA comes from the coding sequence ATGAAAAAATGCAGAGGAAGACCAAAATGCCCGAGGCGCGTTGAGCAAACGCCAGATATCACCTACTTCAAGCCTAGAGGTGTCCCAATGTCGGATCTTGAAGTGGTGTCCCTCACAGTAGAAGAGCTTGAAGCCCTGAGGCTTGTAGACATTGAAGGTCTCAGACAGGAGGACGCAGCCACCAGGGTAGGGATATCAAGGAGAGCTTTCTGGGAAGACCTGAAAGCCGCCAGAATGAAAGTAGCTCTTGCTCTAAGCACAGGAAAAGCAATCGAAATAAAAGGCGGCAACTATATCAAGACTAAGTGTTCTGACGTTAATGAAAATGATGACGCGGGAAATGATGACGCGTAA
- a CDS encoding Mrp/NBP35 family ATP-binding protein codes for MNEKVQPLESLSKKPEEPKIVVNLRRIKSKIMVMSGKGGVGKSTVAANLAVGLALRGHRVGLLDCDIHGPTVPTIFGLESAKLEVNEEGIIPIQVLPNLSIMSIGFLLENKDSPIIWRGPAKMGAIKQFLEEVYWGALDFLIIDLPPGTGDEPLSVAQLVPNCDGSVLVTTPQDVALISVRKSITFSEKLNIPIIGLVDNMHGLICPHCNKCIDVFGSGGVEKAAEDFNIPILAKLPIEPKIAEMEDKGTIVQDQLKHGTEWQKNFENVVNAVEKTLDEK; via the coding sequence ATGAATGAGAAGGTTCAACCACTGGAAAGCTTATCGAAAAAGCCCGAGGAGCCAAAAATCGTAGTCAACCTCAGGCGCATCAAAAGCAAGATTATGGTAATGAGCGGGAAAGGCGGTGTAGGGAAAAGTACAGTTGCCGCAAATCTCGCTGTCGGGCTTGCCCTCCGCGGGCACAGGGTAGGTCTTCTGGACTGCGACATCCACGGTCCGACTGTCCCTACTATCTTCGGACTGGAGTCCGCAAAACTTGAGGTAAATGAAGAAGGAATTATCCCAATTCAGGTGCTTCCCAACCTCTCAATAATGTCCATTGGTTTTCTGCTCGAAAACAAAGACTCACCCATTATCTGGAGGGGACCTGCCAAAATGGGAGCAATCAAGCAGTTCCTGGAAGAAGTTTACTGGGGAGCACTTGACTTTCTGATTATCGACCTCCCTCCGGGAACGGGAGACGAACCCCTGAGTGTAGCCCAGCTTGTCCCCAACTGTGACGGTTCCGTACTTGTTACAACCCCTCAGGATGTAGCCCTTATCAGTGTTCGGAAATCAATCACATTCTCGGAAAAACTAAATATACCTATAATAGGGCTTGTGGACAATATGCATGGACTGATCTGCCCTCACTGCAATAAGTGTATAGATGTGTTCGGGAGTGGAGGCGTTGAAAAAGCCGCAGAAGACTTTAATATCCCCATCCTTGCCAAACTTCCTATAGAGCCCAAAATCGCAGAAATGGAAGATAAGGGCACGATCGTTCAGGACCAGCTTAAACACGGGACGGAATGGCAGAAGAATTTTGAAAATGTCGTGAACGCTGTCGAAAAAACCCTTGACGAAAAGTGA
- a CDS encoding thioredoxin family protein has protein sequence MNKLIILLILLAAVLFTAGCTENPKNTATELAPDFKGDQGKSVVANLTDLEQINTSVQTGPVFVKLGSEGCDACREMKPILNDMAAKYGGRATVMSVDIEKSPQLAAYFGAYYIPDSFVVVGVENGEYVYMQEDGNVTTDRSQARVQGLTETHVYEELMERAILYHENAK, from the coding sequence ATGAATAAATTAATTATATTGCTAATCCTGCTTGCAGCTGTACTCTTTACGGCAGGCTGTACTGAAAACCCGAAAAACACCGCAACCGAGCTTGCTCCGGATTTTAAAGGTGACCAGGGAAAAAGTGTTGTTGCAAATTTGACCGATCTGGAACAGATAAACACATCCGTCCAGACAGGCCCTGTCTTTGTGAAACTCGGATCCGAGGGGTGCGATGCATGTCGGGAAATGAAACCCATCCTGAATGACATGGCAGCAAAATATGGAGGAAGAGCCACGGTTATGTCTGTAGATATAGAAAAGAGCCCACAACTTGCAGCGTATTTCGGAGCGTACTATATCCCGGATTCTTTTGTAGTCGTGGGCGTTGAAAACGGAGAATATGTTTACATGCAGGAAGACGGAAACGTTACCACAGACAGATCCCAGGCAAGAGTTCAGGGACTCACGGAAACTCATGTGTATGAAGAGCTCATGGAAAGGGCCATTCTTTACCATGAAAATGCAAAATAA